atttataaatttttagtTCCGATTAATCCattaatcgaaaaaaaaaaaaaccgaatCATTCAATTatcgaaataaaaataaaaaattgggaaattgtaaatgtacattGGGACACTGGATCTttgagcaaaacacagaataaaaatacaatgtcAGATCTATACGCATTTTccacatttctgtttcacatTTCAGGTTCTGCTTCTACAAAATACctattttttactcttttaaattatttttttacaatatactaaaacttatatacactataccgaAATACCTAAAGGTTCCTCATGTAGCGTAGATGTTAAATGTTCCTTACACAACCTACACCTACAATTTTTAAGACTGCATGAGGATTTCTCCCAACCAACAAACTCTTGATCTCACTCGAAATAATGCATTCAAAATTTCTAAAGAATCAGAAAAGACTAATTGAAAGTTTCACCCAAAACTATTTTCCGTCCGATTTAATAAGACCGCTGGTAGTAACGTAGTCCGACCCTTGTATAATGCTCACTCGTTTTTCTGAAGGAAAATTACAGTGCTTTTATGTTGGATTGATTTATCGGGTGTTACGAGGCTTTCAACCTGCAGGCATTTCCAGCAAACGGAATGACAACGGCTGTTTAGACATTTTCACCGAGCCGATAATTTGCGATCGGAGGTCCAAGttaaataaattctttattGTGCTTTGAATAGAAACGTGGAAGAAGAGAAATCTTTTGTGCCTATTTAATtgcttataaatataaaatattctttaCCATCCTCATGGGTGCTTTATATTTTTAGCTTTGTTGCAAATAagtaataatacagtaataatacagtgctgcaaaagtttgcacacccaagaaaagtaaagaaatgcAATTTATACCAAGATATTTAGTTTACTCCTTCATGACcatgaataatataatatacaaataaatggttaaacagcatattttcatttctgaatattatttattattttttttataattagaaaTATGCCCATCCTTTGActtatcttttatatatatatatatatatatatatatatatatatatatatatatatatatatatatatatatatatatttatacagtacagaccaaaagtttggacacaccttctcattcaaagagttttctttattttcatgactatgaaaattgtagattcacactgaaggcatcaaaactatgaattaacacgtggaattatatatggaattatatacataacaaaaaagtgtgaaacaactgaaaaatgtcatattctaggttcttcaaagtagccaccttttgctttgattactgctttgcacactcttggcattctcttgatgagcttcaagaggtagtcacctgaaatggtcttccaacagtcttgaaggagttccctgagagatgcttggcacttgttgacccttttgccttcactctgcggtccagctcacccctaaaccatctcgattgggttcaggtccggtgactgtggaggccaggtcatctggcgcagcaccccatcactctccttcttggtcaaatagcccttgatgccttcagtgtgactctacaattttcatagtcatgaaaataaagaaaactctttgaatgagaaggtgtgtccaaacttttggtctgtactgtatatcattattttaattgtatttattattttttattttaaaatatataaacatatcaGCTTTAATTTTTCAGTGAATTTTAAAATTCACAGACactaaattataaaatacattttctaaatttTATAGTAAACAactatataaatttttttgcttttttaagtaaaaaactCAGCTACAATATCTCGATTGTTTTGCAATTTGGTCTTGAGCTTCCACAACTTAGCGATaagaactgaaagaaaaaatgtgatcaGAAGATCCTTTTTAACATTAAAGCAATATGCTAAATACTTGTAGACTCCCGCAGGTCTCTTAGGTCCTTATCGGCTTTTGTAAATCCGTGTCAGGATGTTTGGCTGGAGTGCAACTTTAACTAAAACCGAGCTTTGTATATTCCCTCAAGTACAaacataatgaataattaactTCGACATGAATAATTTTGACTCGGGTCTGTCTCTGGTCTTTAACTATTCATCCTTCAATGAAGAATTGAAGAAAAAATCAATTGAAAAAACGTAAAAGAAATGGAACCTCGTCCAAACACAAAACTGCCAAACACCAGCATTACCATTTaacatttcattattaaatCTATATTTAATTCTCGGATGCAAAAGGTTACCCAAGAAGGAAAAtcctaaaacattttatatttttatataaatattatatattatatgttatgtCGATGCATCTGCATCTTTGTCTCACGCTTGTCTTTTCATTGTTGTTAATTGATTTCAAGGATCCGcttatttttggtttttttgtctCGTTGCTTcgtgttttgtttgcttttgtatTTTAGAAAATTCCAGCAACATGTGACATGTGGCATATCAAAAAACTCAGCATGGAGGGGGGAGAGCTGATTTCTGGGAATTGCAGTGACGCCACATTGCAGGCATCCGCATCCAATCCAGTTACAGGATATGAAAATATTTAGTTCCTCTTATCACTtccattatagcagctataacagtgtgttcctctcctctctttctatttctctctattctcttctctctcttaaaGAGTGTCTAAAGATTATGTTTACATGCCACAGCATAACTTTCCCATGGTGGAAAAACTGTCActtacactggagactcctttccaCAGAAAACGTTTCATAGTTTCattgttgttttattgatgtaaataaaaactgaactCATATTTGTTATAAGATGACAAACCGCTGCAGTGACATCATTATCATTGACATCACGTGTACAAGTTCACATCAGCTAAATTAGAGTGGAAGACTTTGTACTACTGAAAACTCATCTCTGCCACCAAACTACCACATGAGAGGTCGAGACCCAGGACCAGGTTTTGGAAGACTGGAGGTTGGCAAGAAGGTTCTGGGAAAAATGTGTACTGATATGACATTCATGATCAGCCATGATAAGAGATTGTTAAGGGTCacactcaagggcccaacagtgccattggtggtgctggagcttgaacccctgacctttccCCAATGCAGTGATCACCTACTCAACACCTCTGTTTTCTTCACCAACATgaccattgaaatctgccccaatcaccaatctttcattcctaggtacaccatctaccactttatctaactcacCCCTTaacctccatctcacagcccacttgtggagcataagcactgatgacatttatcatcaccccttcaacttccagctttatgTTCATcatcctatcagaaactctcttcacctcctctACACGCTCCCTTCAGAATCAcctctacaccatttctctttccatccacaccatgatagaacagtttaaacccacctttaatgttcctggtcttactccctttctacttggtctcctgaacacacaacatatctacctttctcttctccatcatatcagctacctctctccctttacccgtcatagtaccaacatttaaagtacccaaccgaacctccactctcctacacttctccgttctctgccgtctctgtagacgtcttcctcctctccttctcctccttcggccaacagtagcccaagttccaccggtaccctgtaggctaacgatacctgtggcggtcgttggtaacccgggcctcaaccgatccggtattaatatttgtgatccgcatatttgatttagcacacgttttacgctggatgcccttcaaccctccccatttatccgggcttgggaccggcactaagagtgcactggcttgtgcaaccctaatggctgggttacaaaTAGGTCATTTTACagtaagttgtttttttttacaaactctATCTGTTGCTGGGTTTGGAAAAGCCGAGCGTGTATACAAACAGCGCCCCTGTGTGGCAGATACTCACGTCACTGCATATGGAAGAGTGCGGGGAGCTATAGTACATGGTGCGCCTGGCTGAAGGGCCTCCGGCGTGCTCATCACGTAGAACTGACCTGacagagaaataaacaaaatcattgtggtttttttatctgtccatctgtctatctatctatccatttatctatccatatatctatccatccatccatacatccctatatatatctatatatctgtatatatggatggatggacggacggacagatggatggacggacgcacggacggacagatggacagacagacagacagacagacagacagacagacagacagacagacagacagacagattatatatatatatatatatatatatatatatacatatatatatatatatatatatataattaccaAAAAGTACAACAAATTACCACTTATTACtgcaatattaatataattaatagcaAAAAGATTCTTCACAGAAAGATGGGAGGGGATCGCAgccaaaaaatgttaaaaaaagtgctgtcggatgcttttttttgttcggGACCGCCAACAAGATTAAAGAACTTTGCAAGCTGGGTAAGAACAATCTCATACAtcattccactttttttttaatttgaggaGCCACATGCAGTCTGTTCAGCCCAAAGAAAGTTCTCGAGGGTGCAGCTTTAAAACTGTTGGCATCCTCACATCCAGATATAAGAGTTACTGTAGCAATGAAGaatgaaatcataaaaaaaataaataaataaataaatagctaaGGAGAATATTGGCAACAATAAGCGTGAAACATAGTAAATGTGTCtgttatgtgtgtgatgtgttgaGGACTCTGTCCTGTTTTTATGATTTTCCTGTTTTTGatcttatttttcttggcaTAAGTCTTCACACTGTCTGTCTCACCTgctgtgtgagagcgtgtaaGTTCACCCGGATGAGCTGAAACTCCGGCGGCTGTTGCATCGCTTACAGCAGCTGGTTGGATGTAGCTGATCGTCTCTGCTGCAGGACTGCCTCCATTACTGAAGGGACTCTGGATCACAGCCTAACgttcacacacaccatgattTTATTACTATACTTTCTGAGCCGACACACACAAAGCAGGCACATTTTCACTTCTTCATCGTAAGCATAGGCAGTATAAACAGATCTGCTGAATCAGCAATGCTTCTGTGAAAAGTATAGGCATCCGGTCAATTACAATAAATCAAGTCTGTACTCATTATCCCTGAtcccttatatatataatcatatatataagatcccttatatatatataatgattataatataatcattatGTATCTTTGGGTAATTGTACGGTGGCCgtgaagtgcaaaacacattaacaaatctgaaaacaaaataaatctgaaaacaaaacaacgacaattcagacaaaccagaaaaggtagactggaacacttaccgatcattggacgagacacctgtcattcaagatattcAAGAAGAAGTGTTAGAGGGTGTTAGTTGACTCTATACCTGCTGGGCTCCAGTAAATGAAGCAGCAGAGACCACGCCAACCGCCCCACCAACCAGTGGCTGATTAGTCAACTGGACCACCTGATAGGTtacctgaagaaaaaaaagaggtaaaCATATTTAAAGACACTTAACTGTATGCCAATGTCAGGATGTTATACACTAAACACTCAACACAACATGTGATGTCTAAACCTGAATGGTTCGACTTTTTCCACTGTAGAAAAAGGAGGGCTTCTCAATCTATCTAATGTTTGTGCTGAAACTCAGTTAAAACTAAAGCTCTATTCAGTTGCAGCATGAACATTCTGCTGGTCAAGAGCCACGTGGAAGTAACGATGTGGAATTTGCATGTGGGCTTGAATTGTGCTGCCAAAACCTGCTGTCAAAAGTATGTCTGGATGAAATGAAATGGGATTTGTGTATGACAGGGAAGGCTAAGCATGAATTCTACATAATGGGATAAAAATCCATTGGGACTTGTTTATATTTCAAAGATATCGGGATGCTAAAGAAATTGACTTAGtaaaaaagtagtaaaatatattcaaatataaaatatataacaagaAAGACAACAATTGCCAAGCCACTCGAGTAAAACCAAAGCGTCGTGCCGTGCGGTCAGGGGTCCGCGGTCATCCTTTAACTCTGCTGATAGTGTGTTGTGAGATAATTGAATCTACGGCTCAATAATAGCCCTAGCTGTTCACTCTGAAGAATACGTATTTGTAAGTGTCTTTACACGAGCATCCCTCCTTCCCCCGACCTCCTCCTTTCCGTCTGACAGTATCATGTGACTTTCTTTCTGACTGACATGTGACTCAGTTCCAGTCTCAGTGAGAAAACACGGTCACATGACCTGCAATAACTGCAACAGTGACTGCATCCTTTTCTTCAGCATCTAAACACTCTTCCCATCATATTATCGTGTTTTTCATAGTTAGATTTGTGAAGTATTTATGCAGGGAggtggaggggaaaaaaacacagaacctCGAGTTGAACAAGAACACAGAAACTCCAGCTTTTTAACTGTATCATGAAAAGTGTGTGGTGAAAGTTATTCTTTAGAGCAGACCAATGCGGGACACGTACCCTGTCTTTGCTGACTGATCGTTTCTGAGGTAATTTAAGACCCAAAGCGCAcgtttaagaaaaataaataaaataaatacctgCCTGCCGGTGCTATCAGGGAGAAACTGATACTGGATGCTCTGGTCATTGAAAGCTGAAGTGTGAGGGAGTGCAGATGCTTCTCCTCCTCTTGAAGCATCTGGATCACAAGGGTAGTATGATGAGTAATTTAAAACAGTCTGAGTTTATATCTCACAAGAGGATAAAGTCTGAGAGggatttttattacatttttctacaTAAGAACACCTTCCataaagcttgttttttttttaataataaatagaaatgtgaaATCGTATTATATAAGATAGACAACAAATTAGATTTGCtgcaaaatatttacaaaactgATTAAATCATGGAAGCTAGGATAAGATTTATTAATTCAGCTGCCTAATTTTATGAAAAACTATTTGTTCAACATTTTTACTAgtagtttttatattatttatgccAGATGTTAATACTGtacttactgtatatatgcatgcttttttgtataaaatctttttttcacaaTCCACCAACTAAAAATGCAAATCCAtgcaactgaaaataaaaccagCATGATTTCTGATTACAGAAgaattattcaatttattttatttgtttaatttttgttatcattttttatattccaTTCGAATTTATTGGAAGGCATGTTTCTAACCACATCCTCACCGCTCGCATTAAAGCTGATATTTTGTTacatatagattttatatataagaaaCTAAttcatgcattaaaaaaacagtcAATGTAATGTGATCTTTTCAAACCTTCAGTTATCTGTAATGtgtccctttcttcttcttttggttgCCTGAAAGCCATTGAGAAtagaaaatctaaaataaatataatacttttattctcaaaaatatatatattttatctataataatttatttagatCTAATCAGAATGTCCCAAGtgtgcaaatatatacatttacatttgtggaatTAAGCaaacgcccttgtccagaggcaccaaaagcaccaaaatccaccatgatgcacacatccggcaattaaaaccgtccgtgtggaaaccaGTGTTGGGCTGTCAGGGCCCGCAAAGCATCTCTGCTGGCccaaacactatcagaagcactgacctacatttacaacctaaattctaatatttgtttcatgaaattgtattaatttattcccaacagtttattctcatttcgtagtgtttctctcggctgcactgttTCCAGTACGTGCATGTGGATGTTCgacttttttgtccaatcagatttcagcctctatgtgctgccatgtcagtcTAATCTGCTCAGGGCCTTCacagtcagtactgctggcctttttaccatagagaatattagcaatgaacctgtttctttaaccaatcagatttcatattcgcctcacagggcagctagctggcccagaatagcgtcagcatttttccgtcctctgattggttggtcagagggaaactgttacagccaagtttaaTTGGTCAAacatgtgtgtagctctgcacatattaatacatctgagacttttttatgcctacggaggaagagaaatgtatttggtctcggacatacttaaaaatacattttaaagaaaagctagaAATCGTGAGGAGaacggccaaccctgaagctagctatcttgtctcagcccaggaaagggtttgttctccacttccagaccagtgaataccactggattacagactctgaggagcggtgcacattatgagtctgcatctctgctgagtaggttgtatttttttttacattttaatgtttttgtcatgttataaGACAAAtgttgattctgaactgctccagatgttgtagatgcacagttgtggttgtagtgtagaggtttggaggcttaactgggtttcttgctttagtaaaatggttttcaccctccatatgtgaaattcttctctctctgtaatgccacgtgttgttatattgcgtgtttgtatagtattgatggtttctataattgcgacgtgatcgtgattgtattaagaggtggattaagtcgtgtaagtccccactgaaggcccaggtaccaaatgcacgaccCACCACTGGtcaaaacatagcaaaagttctgtttggtgtcctgatgatttaaataatttaaaccaCCACAATTACTTTAGaccatttacacaaatatattgtcttcatgctcaatgtttagtttggtttcactaataataaacatacatttgcataaatcatcAATATTTGCACATGTCCatattgattagagtattaaaaacttgaaaagtattaatttagaacagataattatgtgcgattaatcacgagttaactcatgacaattatGCAATTAATTCTGATTGAatgttttaatcgattgacagatgtgtgtgtgtgtgtgtgtgtgtgtgtgtgtgtgtgtgtgtggtgtgtatgtgtatagttatgtgaaaaagaaagtacaccctcTATTCATTTTTCTTCTATCCTTTTTAGGTCTTAAAATTAgttaaatacaacctcagatcAACAACATCTTAGTGCAGCTTTACTGCTTCCTCAGAATTTAAGAAATTAAGTTTTGctaaaaacaaactaaacaaactaAAACCAGAAATGATTCCACAAATAactaatgcaataataataatgataataataataataataataataataataataataataataaggaccTGTTTAGCTCCAGTATCTCGCCTGTAAATCTGAGATCCTGTTAGTATAAGTTTTTTATGAGATATAAGAAGCAGGTGCCTCTGTAGTGCACTAATGCTGTACCTCATGGAAGACTCCAAACTCTGCTGCAGCACATCCATCTGCTCTCAACTTCACAGCTCGGTGTTATGGAAATGATGATCACGGGAACAAACACTCGGGTCATGTGAGACTCGAGGgcggagacacacacacacacacacacacacacacacacacacacacacaggagcccTGGCGGTGTACCAACTCGCTTCCTGATTCACATTTAGTGCACAAGAAGCCGCTCATTTGGGCTCCGGGTTTTCAGCCCTAATGCAGAAAatagtgcgcatgcgcagtgtTCAACCTTtcgaatattataataataataataataataataataataataataataatcatcatcatcatcatcattataataataataattatcatcattataataataataataataatataatcatcaATAATAATTcagcattataataataataattatcatatataataatcatatataataataaaaataataataataataataataatcatcatcattataataaaaataataataataataataatataatcatcaATAATAATTcagcattataataataatattctttatcatcataatcatcatcattaccatcatcatcatcatcatcatcctcatcatcatcatcctcatcatcatcattatcatcatcatcatcatcatcatcatcatcatcctcctcatcatcatcatcattatcatcatcatcattatcatcatcatcatcatcattataatcattaccagcatcatcattatcatcattatcatcatcatcatcgtcatcctcctcatcatcatcatcattatcatcatcatcatcatcatcctcatcatcatcatcatcatcatcatcatcatcattataatcattattattattatcatcattattataatcataatcatcatcatcatcatcatcatcatcattataatcattattataatgataatgcTCTTCTTTTGGAAAGAGTGTATTTGAGACTTGTATGAAAGCTCCTGTAACCCAGGAATGATTTCCTTATGCCTGTTTTTCACATGTAAAGCATGTGATTATAGGAAATCAACCAGGAAAGTGTTACTTCACTTgttcaaacaaaataaacacaaaaatcttgtccattttataatatttttataacaagTAAACATAATGTTAATGTTACACCCAAAACGTTTGTGATCACCTGACCATCACGCCCCAATGTGTCCTTCTTCCCCAAATAAGactgaaagcacacaattgtaaacaTCGTCGTATGCTGTCATGTGatgcttttccttcactgaCAATAGGAAGCGCAAAGACTTCCAGaaatgacaatgtccctgtacacaaagcaaacttcaTCAACACATTATTACAGAAGCatgacctcaaccatattgaGCAAAATAGGTTAAATCAGAAGTGAAGACTTCTCAGAATCATCAGCCTGACCTCATTAAGTCCCTAATGCTCTTGtgaatgaataaacacacatccacactgCTACACTCCAAAGTCTATAGGAAAGCAGACgattggagcttattataacagtaaacagGGATTCagtttggaatgtgatgttcaacaTGAATATTTGAGTGTAATGGGCCGGTAACCATAAGCATTTGGTGGTATAGAGTTTATAGATGCctgatatattttattactatcAATTAGACATAATTTACAttgaaaaaacattcatttgaaGTGTAAATGAAATTTAAACAATTCCATTATGAAATGATCTAATGAGATAATTAACCAAAAGTGACCATAATGCTAACATTAAAGAAAACGTACATTTGTTGAGAAGAActacctatttttttttaaaaaaggctgCAATcaggaataatttttttttttaatttatttattccagtTATACAATCAGCACTTTCTTGTATGACATCACAAAAGTTTCAGTAGTAACCTTTAACCCAAATAGCAAACCGGAACTAAAATCAGATCGTTGTTTCCCTTTAAACTCAGTAGTCTGCAACACCAGGTAACGTGACATGATTGGCGAACTTTCTGTTTCCTGATATTTGATTGGCCAGACAGGTAGGCGTGCTTCTCTTGTAGTTCCACCCCTTGTGGTGTCGCACCGATACTCCTCCGACCGCGTCTAACGTTCGTTCCGGACCGTTTGTGATTCCTGAGATAGCCACAATGACCGGCCGGGTTCTAGTCGGAGTTAAGCGGGTTATTGATTATGCTGTGAAGGTACACGCTTTCTCATTTTTAACACCTTTTTTAAAAGAGGTCAGAGCAAAAATGaatgtattattagtatttttcaGACGACGAACAGCTTTATAAAGAGGTTAAATCCCCAAAAGCAGCTCAGTGCACTACAAAGTGTGCAGACTCCGCTATTTAAACGCGTGTGTAAGAAGTGCACTTCTTTGGCATATAGGTAGTTATTTGGGATTGGAGCTTAACCTATATTTGCCCGGACACAGGCAAGATAAACCTAAAACCAAGGTCAGCGCGGATACTGAGTGGACTAAAGAGAACTAAACTTataatgtatatagtgtatatagtgttaTTAACATTAATACTTTCATAAAGAAGCATTTCATATTTACTGTCATTCAGATGTCATACTTCTGACATTAAGCTAGCAAGTGTTACTAGCTGAGGTGGTTCATTAGGGCAGAGTTGCCAGATTGAGATTTATAATCCGGGTAACATCTTTCGATTTTATCGTGAAGCCAAACTCTTAcctattcatttatattatttatattctaaaatgtCTATCTTAGGTCTTATGTATactaatacatatttatatttttttgtagacTGTTACACAAGCAGTCCCTGTTAGACGGGGATTCCTGTTTACCTGgcaacaattattttaaaattgttttcaagCTGTATAGTAATTTTTTTCGTGTTTACTATAGAGTAGATAATTCAATACATCTGCCATGTTGTGATTATTTGAGGAATAAAAAGAGCTCCTGGTTTACGGTTTTATGATGGTAATCAGCGAAACGGCTTTTTAATGCAGGTTGATTTATACCAATTTGATCTCCTTGCACACTCAATTATTACACGTATTAATTCCCATCATAAAGCATGTAGTAACAGCGTCATTACGAATGagtactaatactaatactacttgCCCTGCACTAATATCCACTATCAGAGTTGATCCGAATTAAAGAAAGTGAATCAatgccttctgaccaatcagaataaagatttaaacaaggaaatagaaaaaaaaacaatccgaCCAATCTGCCACTGTCTGAGTCGATCAGTCCTGCTTGATGACGAGATAGAGAAATGATTACATTCAAAATGTATCGCAGAAACTTGAGAAAATCCCCAAGTACACATTTTTCAGAAATCCACAATAGTAATGAAATCAGAGCACTTGAAAACTGcgtttttcattttctctttctctctctctctcttagatCCGTGTGAAGCCGGACAACACTGGCGTGGCTACAGATGGCGTGAAGCACTCGATGAACCCTTTCTGCGAGATCGCAGTGGAGGAGGCTGTGAGGCTGAAGGAGAAGAAGCTGGTGAATGAGGTTGTGGCTGTGAGCTGTGGACCTCAGCAAGTGCAGGTAACAAGCATTCAGGGTATCTACCAAACATTTAATCGAATCCATGAACATTTTGGATCTAAGGACCAGTAAAGCATTAAATGAGTGCTTTAGTAAAGGACATCTATTTGGTGTCAAGGGTCAGTTGTGATTAGGCATTgttggagcagagagggttaggggccttgctcaagggcccgacagtggcagcttggctatACTGGTGTTTGAACCTCCAGCCTTCCAATTGGGAACCCAGAGTTTTAACTGTTATGACTGTGGTTGTGTGATCCACAA
This sequence is a window from Silurus meridionalis isolate SWU-2019-XX chromosome 21, ASM1480568v1, whole genome shotgun sequence. Protein-coding genes within it:
- the LOC124375404 gene encoding upstream stimulatory factor 2, whose translation is MDVLQQSLESSMRQPKEEERDTLQITEDASRGGEASALPHTSAFNDQSIQYQFLPDSTGRQVTYQVVQLTNQPLVGGAVGVVSAASFTGAQQAVIQSPFSNGGSPAAETISYIQPAAVSDATAAGVSAHPGELTRSHTAGQFYVMSTPEALQPGAPCTIAPRTLPYAVTKMEGLCTPRDERRRAQHNEVERRRRDKINNWIVTLSKIIPECSMDGTKTGASKGGILSKACDYIQELRQSNHRLHVSLQEVKMVQMDNEILRQQVEELKNENALLRAELQQCRAQAQVTDVSSH